The Alteromonas macleodii ATCC 27126 genome segment TCACTGTGCCACTGCTTTGCTTTATACAGGGTATAGCGCTGGCACTTCCCCCAATCATTTCACGGCTGCAGGGAAACAAAAATTTAAGTGGTATTGCCGACGCAAGTCAGCAAGCTGGTTATCTGGTTTTCTTTGTGGGATTAGCGGTAGCAGGCTTAATTCCATTTACTGAAAGCATAGTCGCGCTGTTCCCTATGGCGCCCGAGCTATTTAGCATTACCGTAGACTACGTACTGTATGTGCTGTTCGCTATGCCTGGATTTGCACTTTACCAATGGCTTAGAAACTATTGTGAAGGCTTGGGTAAAACCAAACCCACTATGATTATTACGGTTATCGGGCTGATGGCGAACATTGTAGGAAACTACCTGTTTATCTATGGTGTAGGCCCATTACCAGCTATGGGCGGTGCGGGTTGTGGTATTGCAACGGCCATTGTGATTTACACTATGCTTATAGCAACCGTTATCTATGTTCGTTTTGCCCCTGCCCTGCAAAAGTACAATTTGTTCGGACAGTTATATAAACCTAACATGGTAACCATAAATCGCACCTTCAAAATGGGCTTACCTATTGCTATGACTATCCTATTTGAAGTGACGCTGTTTTCACTGGTTGCATTGTTATTAGCCCCTTTTGGTGCCACAACGGTAGCGGCCCACCAAGTCGCACTGAACTTCTCGGCCCTGATGTTCATGTTTCCTATGAGTATTGGTATGGCAGCAGCAATTCGCATTGGCTATCGCATAGGGCAAAATAACCCACGACAGGCAAAAATTGCAGCTCGAACCGCTATTCTGATCGGTTTTTTCACCGCTGCGTGTACGGCTAGCTTCACCCTGCTAGCAAAGGGATTCATCATTGGCCTGTACACCAGCGACGAAGCCGTATATACCTTGGCAAATGCGCTATTGATTTATGCGGCGTTATTCCAATTGTCTGATGCGGTTCAGGTGATTTCGGCTAATGCATTACGCGGCTATAAAGACACAACAGCGATGTTTGTTATTACCTTTGTGTCCTACTGGTTAATAGGTCTACCTACAGGCGTTATTTTAGGTAGAACAAACTGGATAACGGCAGAACCAATGGCCGCAGCAGGGTTTTGGATTGGCTTCATTGTAGGATTGAGTGCCGCAGCTGTTATGCTAGGTGCACGCCTTCTTTACATCCAAAGGCCCAGTGCTGTGCATCGTATCGCGAATGCATAATACCAATCCGCATAAGCACGCTGAACGTTTAAACCGTTCAATTGAACCAAAGCAGTTACCCCCTGCTTTTCAGTTTGTCCCAGTCTTGTGGCGTGTCTATATCAAATTGTGCGTTAGGTATAGACACAGCCGTTACCCTACTTAATTTCGCATACTTCCTAATAACCGGCTTGGCTCCCATGTCGCCATTTAACGCTAGCAGTTCACTAAATACCGCTTCAGGAAAGATAGCAGGCACGGTTAATCGACTATTGTTCTCTCCCTGCTTTTGCCATTCACTGCATACTATGTGATTAGGGTTCGCATAAGAAGTGTTGATAAGGTGAACGAAGTCTTGTGTATCAAGACTCGGCAAATCGGCCAACGTGAATAGCACATGAGTAGGTCTTGTACACAAGCCCTTTGCTGTCGGGGACACTGATTTCGACAGTGATGAAAGGCTTAAAAGGTGCGTGAGTCCAGTGCGAATACTTGATGCAAGGCCTTCATCCCAATTAGCGTTGTGTACGATACTGATGGGTAGTTCAGAAACTTTACATGGAGAGTGTTTTAGCTGCGTATTTACGGAATCATGCCATTTACCCGTAACAACAGTAATGGGTAATTCACTGGTTAACGCTAAGTCATCGCGCGCACTAACTACCTCCCCCACACTGTGTTGTATAAGAGAAAGCGCAGAAATTGGGTGTTCCGATAAAAGCTTATTACCCTTGTAGCGAGCGCTCTTTCCGCCCGCCAACACCACAAGTGCTACGGCATAATTTTCCGACTTCAATTCAATATCCGTTATATCAAAGAAATAAAACGTTATACGTCAAAGGGCTTAGCGGCTTCTGCTAAGCCCTTTGATAGCAGCCGTTAACCCTTCAAGCGTTAGCCCATACATTCTGTCTTCCATAATTTCACGAATAATTTTGATAGACGAATAATACGGCCAATAATTCTCAGCTTGCGGATTAAGCCACACTGCGTTGTTAAAGTGGTTCAATAAACGCTGCATCCACACACTGCCCGGTTCTTCATTCCAATGCTCTACGCTGCCCCCTGGGTAGGTAATTTCATAGGGCCCCATGGTAGCGTCACCAACAAAAATAACCTTGTAGTCTTTTCCGTAGCGATGAATGATATCCCAAATAGGAATGCGCTCTTTATTGCGGCGAAGGTTATCTTTCCACACTTCCTCATACACGCAGTTATGAAAGTAAAAGTACTCAAGGTACTTAAACTCACTTTGCACCGCAGAAAAAAGCTCTTGAGTACTTTTCACATGTGGGTCCATAGAGCCTCCCACATCAAAAAACATCAACACTTTTACCGCATTGTGACGCTCTGGTGCCATGTGGATATCGAGTAAGCCACCTTTTTTAGCTGTCTCACCTATGGTCGTTGGCACATCTAGCTGCTCACTGGCGCCGGTGCGAGCAAACTTGCGTAGCTTCCTAAGAGCCACTTTTATGTTACGCGTACCCAGTTCTACATCAGAGCTTAGGTTTTTAAACTCGCGTTTATCCCATACTTTTACTGCCGAAAACTTTCTATTGCCCTTTTGCCCTATTCGCACACCTTCGGGATTATCGCCATAAGCGCCAAACGGGGATGTTCCGCCGGTGCCCACCCATTTATTTCCACCTTGGTGACGCTTTTCTTGTTCTTCTAAGCGCTTTTTCAACGTTTCCATCAGTTCTTCAAGGCCACCGGCTTTACGCAGCGCCTCACGCTCTTCAGGGCTTAAATTTTTTTCGATTTCCTTACGCAGCCATTCTTCAGGGATATCTTTACCGAATAGATCGACAGATTCGACACCTTCAAAATATTCAGCAAACGCCCTGTCGAACTTATCGTACTGCGTTTCGTCCTTCACCATTATGGTACGCGACAAACTGTAGAACGCTTCGATATCGGCATACACCACGTGCTTTTCAAGCGCACTAAGCAAATCCAGCAACTCGCGCAGCGTGGTTTTAACCTGATATTTTCGCAGTGTATAAAAAAACTGAATAAGCATTAGCGACGCGCCATAAAGACCAGTTTTTCAAACAAATGTATGTCTTGTTCGTTTTTAAGTAGTGCCCCGTAAAGTGGAGGAATAGCAGCTTTTCCGTCTTTTGAGTGAAGCGCTTCTGGTGGAATATCTTCGGCAACCAAGAGCTTAAGCCAGTCGATAAGTTCAGAGGTAGAAGGCTTTTTCTTAAGCCCTGGTACTTCGCGAATTTCAAAGAAGGCCTTTAACGCTTCATCAAGCA includes the following:
- a CDS encoding NTP transferase domain-containing protein, which encodes MKSENYAVALVVLAGGKSARYKGNKLLSEHPISALSLIQHSVGEVVSARDDLALTSELPITVVTGKWHDSVNTQLKHSPCKVSELPISIVHNANWDEGLASSIRTGLTHLLSLSSLSKSVSPTAKGLCTRPTHVLFTLADLPSLDTQDFVHLINTSYANPNHIVCSEWQKQGENNSRLTVPAIFPEAVFSELLALNGDMGAKPVIRKYAKLSRVTAVSIPNAQFDIDTPQDWDKLKSRG
- a CDS encoding MATE family efflux transporter; translated protein: MNKKRFLLEGRDILKLAWPLLVAQITQMLMGVSDTIMAGRYSATDMAAVALGFSITVPLLCFIQGIALALPPIISRLQGNKNLSGIADASQQAGYLVFFVGLAVAGLIPFTESIVALFPMAPELFSITVDYVLYVLFAMPGFALYQWLRNYCEGLGKTKPTMIITVIGLMANIVGNYLFIYGVGPLPAMGGAGCGIATAIVIYTMLIATVIYVRFAPALQKYNLFGQLYKPNMVTINRTFKMGLPIAMTILFEVTLFSLVALLLAPFGATTVAAHQVALNFSALMFMFPMSIGMAAAIRIGYRIGQNNPRQAKIAARTAILIGFFTAACTASFTLLAKGFIIGLYTSDEAVYTLANALLIYAALFQLSDAVQVISANALRGYKDTTAMFVITFVSYWLIGLPTGVILGRTNWITAEPMAAAGFWIGFIVGLSAAAVMLGARLLYIQRPSAVHRIANA
- a CDS encoding vWA domain-containing protein gives rise to the protein MLIQFFYTLRKYQVKTTLRELLDLLSALEKHVVYADIEAFYSLSRTIMVKDETQYDKFDRAFAEYFEGVESVDLFGKDIPEEWLRKEIEKNLSPEEREALRKAGGLEELMETLKKRLEEQEKRHQGGNKWVGTGGTSPFGAYGDNPEGVRIGQKGNRKFSAVKVWDKREFKNLSSDVELGTRNIKVALRKLRKFARTGASEQLDVPTTIGETAKKGGLLDIHMAPERHNAVKVLMFFDVGGSMDPHVKSTQELFSAVQSEFKYLEYFYFHNCVYEEVWKDNLRRNKERIPIWDIIHRYGKDYKVIFVGDATMGPYEITYPGGSVEHWNEEPGSVWMQRLLNHFNNAVWLNPQAENYWPYYSSIKIIREIMEDRMYGLTLEGLTAAIKGLSRSR